The following proteins are co-located in the Eublepharis macularius isolate TG4126 chromosome 5, MPM_Emac_v1.0, whole genome shotgun sequence genome:
- the LOC129329956 gene encoding forkhead box protein D3-like: MEGTGAEGPRQPGVSFTIDYLLFDKGKAPQEDPESRDHQDPGFSRGKEVTAVVGPQSQGSLDLLDKPNLSYIALISTAILSSPEKKLLLCDIYQWIMDKYPYFKNKEKSWRNSVRHNLSLNECFVKAGRSDNGKGHFWAIHPANLEDFSKGDYHRRRARRRIRRMAVNFGYHLPYTFYGLSCCLSRCCLGCSPYTHPRLPGLPLPCLPSYPPLLIPAAASLFPHPFFPGGGTEKSPAEKRLRWATGNRPALPMAPLQTHTNL; the protein is encoded by the exons ATGGAGGGAACTGGAGCTGAGGGGCCGAGGCAGCCCGGAGTTTCCTTCACCATTGATTACCTGCTTTTTGATAAAGGAAAAGCACCTCAAGAGGACCCGGAGTCTCGGGATCACCAGGACCCTGGATTCTCCAGAGGAAAAGAGGTCACAGCAGTGGTGGGACCACAGTCACAGGGGTCTCTAGACCTTCTGGATAAACCTAACCTGTCCTACATCGCCCTCATTTCTACCGCCATCCTCTCATCCCCGGAGAAGAAGCTGCTGCTCTGCGACATCTATCAGTGGATCATGGATAAGTACCCCTACTTCAAAAACAAG GAAAAAAGCTGGCGCAACAGTGTGCGGCACAACCTCTCCTTGAACGAGTGCTTTGTCAAAGCCGGCCGAAGCGACAACGGGAAGGGCCACTTCTGGGCTATCCACCCAGCCAACCTGGAGGACTTCTCCAAGGGCGATTATCACCGGCGAAGGGCTCGGCGCCGCATCCGGAG GATGGCAGTGAACTTTGGCTACCATCTTCCGTACACCTTTTACGGACTCAGCTGCTGCCTGAGCCGCTGCTGCCTTGGCTGTTCTCCATATACCCACCCCAGGCTTCCTGGCCTGCCTCTGCCTTGCCTGCCGAGTTACCCACCTCTCCTGATCCCCGCAGCTGCCTCCTTATTCCCTCACCCTTTCTTCCCTGGAGGAGGGACAGAGAAATCTCCAGCTGAAAAACGTCTTCGCTGGGCCACCGGAAACAGGCCAGCCCTCCCAATGGCACCCCTGCAAACCCACACCAACCTCTGA